CCAGCGTCGGGACCGAGTAGCCGTGATCGGTCAGGACCGCCGCCAAAGCCGCACTCGGTGAGCCGAAATCGGCCACCGGATAGGTGCTGAGCACCTGGTCGGCGTGCGCACCGAACTTCGCCCGCACCTGCTGGGCGTAGTCATCGGCGGTGAGCGGCGCTGCCCCCGGGATCGCCTCCATGCCACCGAGCTGGCCGCGCACTTCGTCGCGATTGCTGCCGAGCAGGACCGGCACTTTGTTGAATCGGCCGGTGGCGAACGCTTCGCGTGGCGCGAGCGGCAGCAGATCGCCGTCGATGACCGGCCGATAGTCGTCGTGGCCGCCGCCGGCCGCGGCCAGCAGTTCGGTGGCCGACTTCGTGCGCAGGCAATCGGCGGCGGTCGCGAGATCCGGACAGCCGGCCCGGGTTGCCAGTCCGATGCCCTGCTGCTCGGCTTCCTGCCGGGACCGGGAGCCGTCCCCGGCACAGGGGGCGCTCTGGATGATCGCTCGATGGAACAGGCCTGCCGACGCGGGTGCGGCGAGGTGGGCGCACACGCTGTAACCACCCCCGGATTGCCCCATCAACGTCACGTTGCGGGGATCGCCGCCGAACGCCGCGGCGTTGCGCTGGACCCATTGCAGCGCCGCACGCTGATCCTGCAGACCGAGATTGCCTGAATCATTGTTCAGGGCTGGGTAATTGAGGAATCCGAATGCGCCGAGCCGGTAGTTGATCGTCACGACGACGACCTCGCCCGCGGCTGCCATCGTCGCCGCGTCGTACTGGCTGCCCGCCCCGTAGGTGAAGCTGCCGCCGTGAATCCAGACCAGCACCGGCAACGCCCGGCCCGCGGTGGACTTCGGTGTGACGACGTCCAGGTTCAAACAGTCCTCGTCTTGCCGCGCGACAGAGATGGGCAGGTCGGCGGGCTGTGCGCACGCGTTGCCCGGGGTCGTCGCGGCCCGGGGATCGCGCCACGGGACAGCCGGTTGTGGTGCGCTCCAGCGGAGTTCGCCGGTGGGTGCGGCGGCGAAGGGGATCCCGCGAAACGACCGGTAGTCGTCGGCGACGGTGCCGCGCACCGGACCGCGGTCGGTGCTGACGGTGGCGGTGTCCGGCGCGGGCTCGTCCGAGCATGCGGCAGTCGTCATCGCGGCCAGCCCGAAGACGGTGAGGCTCGAGGCGATCCGGCGCAGGCCGAGTGACGCCTTCGTCGTGCGGTCGTTGTCGGTCATGCCGCCGACAGTACCGAGGACTCACACATTTGTGCAATACGTATGTCTAAGACATTCGATCAAGTGTTGACGGGAGGAACGCCATCCATCGCGCGGCATCGAATGCACTGCGCCTCGGAAAATCTGGGGCGCATGTGAGGAGGCAAGCGTGAGTGATCCGCTCTGGTTGGCCGACGTCCTACGCGCCGAAGGCTTGCGCGTGCTCGAACACGACGGATGGCGGGAGCGCGGGCACGGAGATTTCGCCGACGTCCGCGGCGTGCTCTGTCATCACACCGCCGGCGGTGGCGAAAACGACTGGCGCATCGTCCAGTACGGCCGCCCCGATCTGGCCGGGCCGTTGGCGCAACTGGTCCTCGAACGGAACGGCATGTATCGGGTGATCGCCGCCGGGGTGTGCTGGCATGCCGGGCGCGGCTCGCATCCCGGCTGGCCCACCGACAACGCCAATTTCCACGTCATCGGCATCGAAGCGGTGTCCCGCGGCGACGGAACCGACTGGACCCCGGTGCAACTCGACGCCTACAAGCGGGGCTGTGCCGCGATCCTGCGCCACCTCGGCCGCGACGCCGGCGACTGCGTCGCCCACCGCGAGTACAGCAGCGAAGGAAAGATCGACCCGACCGGCATCGACATGGACGCATTCCGGTTCGAGGTGCAAGCACTCATCGATCGCTCACCCATCCCAGGAGGCAAAACCATGGCCGCGCTCGAAGAGACCTTCGTCAACTTCCGAGGCGAAACCGTCACCCTCGGCACCGCGATTCGCTTCATCGACGAATACGTCAACGATCTGCGCGAACAGATCGGCGGCCCGATCCCCTTGAAAGGCTGGCCGCAACTGGGGGACCGGACCCTCGTCGACGCCGTCGCCGCGATCGGCGCGGAACTGGGCGTCGACGGTTTCACCGACCTGACGAAGGTGCAGAAGTGATCACCGGAAGCTTGATCTGAACAAACTCTGGAGGCCGCGGTCGGCACCTCGTTGCTGACCGTGAGCATCGCAGCACTCGGGTGCGCAGCAGCACATCCCGAATGCAGGTTGCGTGGTGGTGATCCGGGAGCGGGATGCACCGGTCGTAGACTTGCGCCATGGCACACGACTCCGATCAGTCGGTCGATATCAAACCCCGCTCCCGCGACGTCACCGACGGCCTCGAGAAGACCGCCGCCCGCGGCATGCTGCGCGCTGTCGGGATGGGCGACGAGGACTGGGCCAAGCCGCAGATCGGTGTCGCCTCCAGCTGGAACGAGATCACCCCCTGCAACCTCTCGCTCGACCGCCTGGCCAAGGCGGTCAAACGCGGCGTCCACGCCGGGGGCGGCTACCCGCTCGAGTTCGGCACGATCTCGGTGTCCGACGGCATCTCGATGGGCCACGAGGGCATGCACTTCTCCCTGGTCAG
This DNA window, taken from Nocardia sp. XZ_19_385, encodes the following:
- a CDS encoding carboxylesterase/lipase family protein translates to MTDNDRTTKASLGLRRIASSLTVFGLAAMTTAACSDEPAPDTATVSTDRGPVRGTVADDYRSFRGIPFAAAPTGELRWSAPQPAVPWRDPRAATTPGNACAQPADLPISVARQDEDCLNLDVVTPKSTAGRALPVLVWIHGGSFTYGAGSQYDAATMAAAGEVVVVTINYRLGAFGFLNYPALNNDSGNLGLQDQRAALQWVQRNAAAFGGDPRNVTLMGQSGGGYSVCAHLAAPASAGLFHRAIIQSAPCAGDGSRSRQEAEQQGIGLATRAGCPDLATAADCLRTKSATELLAAAGGGHDDYRPVIDGDLLPLAPREAFATGRFNKVPVLLGSNRDEVRGQLGGMEAIPGAAPLTADDYAQQVRAKFGAHADQVLSTYPVADFGSPSAALAAVLTDHGYSVPTLDTLALLAAQVPTYAYEFAEQQTPYFPGISRPSFPVGANHMHELPYLFTVDYMERATQQDLSDSMIAYWTRFARTAIPDGDARPAWPSFDDRRYVQSLASGHDGIRGTDFAADHHYEFWKSLNA
- a CDS encoding N-acetylmuramoyl-L-alanine amidase, with protein sequence MSDPLWLADVLRAEGLRVLEHDGWRERGHGDFADVRGVLCHHTAGGGENDWRIVQYGRPDLAGPLAQLVLERNGMYRVIAAGVCWHAGRGSHPGWPTDNANFHVIGIEAVSRGDGTDWTPVQLDAYKRGCAAILRHLGRDAGDCVAHREYSSEGKIDPTGIDMDAFRFEVQALIDRSPIPGGKTMAALEETFVNFRGETVTLGTAIRFIDEYVNDLREQIGGPIPLKGWPQLGDRTLVDAVAAIGAELGVDGFTDLTKVQK